One window from the genome of [Clostridium] celerecrescens 18A encodes:
- a CDS encoding major capsid protein, with translation MPRVEELLTPRDLIDYTKERTQEAYMGEYLFPEDKKEALEIDMVKGASNLPVSAKVHAFDTEAEIGSREGIEVFTQDLALIKKKIKIPEKTIIALESPRNDREEEDMIKNIFRDVDNLVASVRTRVECMRMEALSTGKIVINENGVKASIDYGMPAEHKSSKTWLSGSPTILEDMEEMVETIVDDTGFTPVRALTSKKNLSAILRDERIRAAVFGVNSSKLLTVAELNAFLAQQKLPQIAIYDKKYRIQDTKGKYSAKRFLPENAFVMMPEGKMGDTFYGVTAEELELRRNSDVEISEVGKIIVCQYNTIDPVAKWIKAVATALPSFPYADQVFVATIS, from the coding sequence ATGCCAAGAGTAGAAGAATTATTAACACCCAGGGATCTGATTGATTACACAAAGGAACGTACCCAGGAAGCCTATATGGGGGAATATTTATTCCCGGAAGACAAAAAGGAGGCGCTGGAAATTGACATGGTAAAGGGCGCTAGCAACTTACCTGTATCCGCAAAGGTCCATGCTTTTGATACTGAGGCCGAGATCGGATCCAGAGAAGGCATCGAGGTATTCACTCAGGATCTGGCTCTGATCAAAAAGAAAATCAAGATTCCAGAGAAAACAATCATCGCTTTGGAAAGTCCTAGAAATGACCGGGAAGAGGAGGATATGATTAAGAATATTTTCCGTGATGTAGATAATCTGGTTGCTTCTGTCCGTACTCGTGTAGAGTGTATGAGAATGGAGGCCCTTTCCACTGGTAAGATCGTAATTAATGAAAATGGGGTCAAAGCCTCCATTGATTACGGAATGCCGGCAGAGCATAAGTCAAGTAAGACTTGGCTTTCCGGAAGTCCCACGATCCTGGAAGACATGGAAGAGATGGTGGAAACCATAGTGGATGATACCGGATTCACTCCTGTTAGAGCGTTGACTTCCAAGAAGAACCTAAGCGCCATCTTGCGTGATGAAAGGATCCGGGCAGCTGTGTTTGGTGTAAACAGTTCCAAGCTTTTGACCGTGGCAGAGCTTAACGCATTTCTTGCCCAGCAAAAGCTTCCTCAGATTGCTATTTACGATAAAAAGTACCGTATTCAGGATACAAAAGGAAAATACAGTGCAAAACGTTTCCTTCCTGAAAATGCTTTTGTCATGATGCCCGAGGGTAAGATGGGAGATACCTTCTACGGAGTGACTGCAGAGGAGTTAGAACTTAGAAGAAATTCTGATGTTGAAATTTCCGAGGTTGGGAAGATTATTGTCTGCCAGTACAATACCATTGATCCGGTGGCCAAGTGGATCAAGGCCGTGGCTACGGCGCTGCCTTCCTTCCCTTATGCCGATCAGGTATTTGTTGCTACCATTTCATAA
- a CDS encoding phage head-tail connector protein, whose protein sequence is MELGRLKELLGISKEDVSQDPQLTFIMEDVEETVRNYCHIKNVPVGLVNTCYRMAIDLYRHEGLGEGEAPITVSSISEGDTKTSFSSATGTLQGSILKSYKAQLNRYRKTG, encoded by the coding sequence ATGGAACTGGGAAGATTAAAAGAATTACTGGGGATATCGAAGGAAGATGTCTCCCAGGATCCCCAGCTTACATTTATCATGGAGGACGTGGAAGAAACGGTAAGGAACTACTGCCATATCAAAAACGTACCAGTAGGGCTTGTAAATACCTGCTACCGCATGGCGATAGATTTATACAGGCATGAAGGGCTGGGAGAAGGAGAGGCGCCGATTACAGTCAGTTCTATATCGGAAGGGGATACCAAAACCAGCTTTTCCAGTGCGACCGGTACCTTACAGGGAAGTATCTTAAAAAGCTACAAGGCGCAGCTGAATCGATATCGAAAGACCGGGTGA
- a CDS encoding HK97 gp10 family phage protein — protein MSGGKFDFKEIRQLQNQIEQLDKDRDKFCEDCAKYLAARLLAKVKKRTPVGQYDKPVTFTTPAGKKVHFTTKSGKEVDFVTKNPKTVTFTPKTGKQGGVLRAGWTVGEVVKTDEGYSIEIVNPTEYASYVEYGHRTANHKGWVPGQFMLTISERELEEQAPKMIEKKISDFLKGAFHV, from the coding sequence ATGTCTGGAGGAAAGTTTGATTTTAAAGAGATTAGACAGCTTCAAAATCAGATTGAGCAGCTAGATAAGGATAGGGATAAATTCTGTGAGGACTGCGCTAAGTATTTGGCGGCACGTTTGCTGGCGAAAGTTAAGAAGAGAACTCCTGTAGGCCAATATGATAAGCCTGTAACATTTACTACTCCAGCGGGAAAAAAGGTTCATTTCACAACGAAAAGCGGTAAAGAGGTTGATTTTGTTACGAAAAACCCTAAAACTGTTACATTCACGCCGAAAACTGGCAAGCAGGGCGGTGTACTGCGTGCCGGATGGACAGTTGGTGAAGTGGTGAAAACCGATGAAGGCTATTCTATTGAAATTGTCAATCCTACGGAATATGCCTCCTACGTGGAGTACGGGCATAGAACTGCCAATCATAAAGGCTGGGTTCCGGGACAGTTCATGTTGACTATATCAGAACGGGAGCTGGAAGAACAGGCTCCCAAGATGATCGAGAAAAAGATATCCGATTTCTTAAAGGGGGCGTTTCATGTATAA
- a CDS encoding phage tail terminator family protein: MYNDIMDAVTRKLDTLFPEITVYTSGVEQGLIEPCFFVGFLEPSEKPLLGHRYFRSTGMYVQYMPGEMEQPVRELNRVLDILMESMEYLSLADGSLTRGTRRSGVSRDGVLSFFVNYDRFGLRSGKMEESMEDFTVK; the protein is encoded by the coding sequence ATGTATAACGACATCATGGACGCGGTAACCAGAAAGCTTGATACACTCTTTCCGGAAATCACCGTCTATACCAGTGGGGTGGAACAGGGATTAATTGAACCCTGTTTTTTTGTTGGCTTTTTGGAACCATCGGAAAAGCCACTTCTTGGCCATCGGTATTTCCGCAGCACAGGAATGTATGTCCAATATATGCCAGGAGAGATGGAGCAGCCTGTCAGGGAGTTGAACCGGGTGCTTGATATATTGATGGAATCCATGGAATATCTTTCTCTGGCTGACGGCTCTCTGACGCGGGGAACAAGACGAAGCGGAGTATCAAGAGATGGAGTGCTGTCCTTCTTTGTAAATTACGACCGGTTCGGGCTACGGTCTGGAAAAATGGAAGAGTCTATGGAGGATTTCACAGTAAAATGA
- a CDS encoding phage tail sheath family protein — protein sequence MLGGGNFTAQNKVLPGAYINFVNAASAGAAMGERGVAAIPMVLDWGPEKTVFEVTAEDFQGKSREIFGYSYDDAAMIPVRELFKNLTKGIFYRLNAGAKAANDYGTAVYGGVRGNSLKTVIAKNIDDETKFDVKTFFAGKEVDAQTVAGASSLKDNTYITFKKTATLAETVGIPFTGGTSGEAVTGEEYAVFLAKMENYSFQVLCCPSVDENVKALFAAFTKRMRDENGVKFQTVLYRYTKADYEGVISVENEAEELESGLVYWTTGAEASCAINKTTENKTYDGEYSIKADYTQIQLKEGIQAGRFLFHKVGSEIRVLMDINTLVTYTEEKGEDFSSNQTIRVLDQIGNDIASLFNTRYLGKIPNDAAGRISLWNDIVTYGKQLTTLRAIEAVKAEAITVDKGSSKRSVVVSFPVEPINCMSQLYMTVVVS from the coding sequence ATGTTAGGCGGAGGAAATTTTACAGCACAAAATAAGGTTCTCCCAGGTGCCTATATCAATTTTGTCAATGCTGCTTCTGCTGGGGCTGCTATGGGAGAGCGAGGAGTAGCAGCTATTCCCATGGTGCTTGACTGGGGACCGGAAAAGACAGTATTTGAGGTAACGGCAGAGGACTTTCAAGGAAAGAGCCGGGAGATCTTCGGATATTCTTATGATGATGCAGCCATGATTCCGGTCAGGGAGCTGTTTAAAAATCTGACTAAGGGAATCTTTTACCGGCTGAACGCCGGCGCAAAGGCGGCAAATGATTACGGAACCGCTGTTTACGGGGGTGTCAGGGGGAATAGTCTAAAAACTGTGATAGCCAAGAACATTGATGATGAAACAAAGTTTGATGTAAAAACTTTCTTTGCTGGAAAAGAAGTTGACGCTCAGACAGTAGCAGGTGCAAGTAGCTTAAAGGATAATACCTACATAACCTTTAAGAAAACTGCGACACTTGCGGAAACGGTTGGAATACCATTTACCGGAGGTACCAGCGGAGAAGCGGTAACCGGTGAGGAATATGCCGTTTTTCTTGCCAAAATGGAGAATTATTCTTTCCAGGTCCTCTGCTGTCCATCGGTTGATGAGAATGTAAAGGCGCTCTTTGCGGCATTCACAAAGCGGATGAGAGACGAGAATGGGGTCAAGTTTCAGACCGTTTTATACCGGTACACAAAAGCCGATTATGAGGGAGTCATTTCCGTGGAGAACGAAGCGGAGGAGCTGGAGTCGGGATTGGTTTACTGGACTACCGGGGCAGAGGCCTCTTGTGCTATCAATAAGACCACGGAAAATAAGACTTATGACGGAGAATATTCTATCAAGGCTGATTACACTCAGATTCAGCTCAAAGAGGGTATTCAGGCAGGAAGGTTTTTATTCCATAAGGTCGGGAGTGAAATCCGGGTGCTGATGGATATCAATACCCTTGTGACCTACACAGAAGAGAAAGGTGAGGATTTTTCCAGTAACCAGACAATCCGGGTTCTGGATCAGATCGGAAACGACATAGCCTCCCTGTTCAATACCCGTTATCTTGGAAAGATTCCTAATGACGCCGCAGGACGGATAAGCCTCTGGAACGACATTGTTACTTATGGAAAACAGCTTACAACGCTCCGGGCCATTGAAGCAGTGAAGGCGGAGGCAATCACGGTTGATAAGGGTTCTAGTAAGCGGTCTGTCGTGGTGAGTTTCCCGGTAGAACCGATTAACTGTATGAGCCAGCTGTATATGACCGTAGTGGTTTCGTAG
- a CDS encoding phage tail tube protein, translating to MNQNTMNAWDAISAAQAECYVTIGNNRYNFMQALNLEAKIEKTKTEVPILGRTMKGNKTVGSKGSGSATFHYNTSIFRELLYQFQETGKDKYFDIQITNEDPTSSVGRQTVILKDCNLDGGTIAKFDADADYLEDEFDFTFESWEMPEKFSNLVGMQ from the coding sequence ATGAACCAGAATACTATGAATGCCTGGGACGCCATCAGCGCCGCTCAGGCAGAATGTTATGTCACAATCGGTAATAACCGGTACAATTTTATGCAGGCTCTTAACCTGGAGGCAAAGATCGAAAAGACAAAAACAGAAGTCCCTATTTTAGGACGAACCATGAAGGGAAATAAAACTGTTGGCTCTAAGGGAAGTGGCTCTGCAACATTTCATTACAATACCAGCATATTCAGGGAACTTTTATATCAGTTCCAGGAAACCGGCAAGGATAAATATTTTGATATCCAGATAACCAATGAAGACCCAACTTCTAGCGTGGGACGTCAGACTGTCATTTTAAAAGACTGTAATCTTGATGGTGGGACCATTGCTAAGTTCGATGCAGATGCGGATTATCTAGAAGATGAATTTGATTTCACTTTTGAAAGCTGGGAAATGCCGGAGAAGTTCAGCAACCTTGTAGGAATGCAGTAG
- a CDS encoding phage tail assembly chaperone encodes MGDLSCFLSQNAITVENVKVVVSKRFMNKDRKPVEWEVKCITPEKDEMIKKECTKRKPIPGKKGAYMPETDYDQYVGRLAVACTVFPDLNNKELQDSYQVMGAEALLKKMLTPGEYREYLSKVQEVNGFDIELEDLVDEAKN; translated from the coding sequence ATGGGAGATTTAAGTTGTTTTTTAAGCCAGAACGCTATAACCGTAGAAAATGTGAAGGTTGTGGTGTCAAAGAGATTTATGAATAAAGATAGGAAACCGGTGGAATGGGAGGTCAAGTGCATCACTCCGGAGAAGGATGAGATGATTAAAAAGGAATGCACAAAGCGGAAGCCGATCCCCGGAAAAAAAGGAGCCTACATGCCGGAAACAGACTATGATCAGTATGTGGGGAGGCTTGCAGTAGCTTGCACGGTATTTCCTGATCTAAATAACAAGGAGCTTCAGGATTCCTATCAGGTAATGGGAGCAGAGGCTCTGCTTAAAAAAATGCTTACGCCGGGAGAATATCGGGAGTACTTGTCTAAGGTCCAGGAGGTAAACGGTTTTGATATCGAACTGGAAGACCTGGTAGATGAAGCAAAAAACTAA
- a CDS encoding tape measure protein, whose translation MAGLQTSIQLQDRMSAVLNNITSSMSIMLSTFEQAQAATDAGLNAASMDAAKQGIAEASAEMARYREEVERVAATPSPAPQEPAWKSTAASAVFMNSGADRFQAEYQAADQMARQLYESQKAISAQARSMRVTPPGMLNDVVATENRMQALSQRIQQLNSIPVNLRTDQTNNELESLRGKLSQAVSVQEALNQAMGRMDISAANAAYQQLNSVMDSAERNIRDNLNVQNQFNNSIRDGTSAASGLWSKLKGVAAGAGIAFSAQKVITLSDSVTQTTARLNLMNDGLQSTEQLNQMIFASAQRARAPYMDTASAIAKMGLNAGNAFSSNKDLIAFMEQVNKQFVIGGATAQEQSNAMVQLSQAMAAGALRGEELNSILDAAPGIARTIEKNMGWAEGSIKKYAEKGAVSAQVVKASLLNMADETNAKFNSMPMTFSQVMTSIQTTLLQTFYPVIQAIGQGATFINNNWSSIAPIFYGLATGILVAAAAWGVYKAVTWLSVAANQALLASMLSNPFLWIAIVIGIIVAAIYKWVQSVGGIRVAWLICVNAVLTQADKLKLGFMMAWMNIQNGIDNMLYGFEAFKVGVQNAIGNMKIKVLNTLQSLVNGAIDRINKLINVANSVGGLSIQLIDHVEFAADAAIEEQIKQRQRAADLAAQKDANAAAKAGRKNDYDRAVRAADDARMQRQAGIEGAKADAARRAAEDDGAAGAIAGNTEKTAGNTARMADTMDALDEEIKYMRDAAEQEVINRFTLAELKIDMTNNNTLKTETDFDRMNGMLNDLTDEILSTAAEGGHL comes from the coding sequence ATGGCAGGATTACAAACTTCTATTCAGTTACAGGACCGGATGTCAGCAGTATTAAATAACATCACTTCATCCATGTCCATAATGCTCTCAACATTTGAACAGGCGCAGGCTGCGACCGATGCGGGGCTTAATGCTGCTTCCATGGATGCTGCAAAGCAGGGAATCGCAGAAGCATCCGCTGAAATGGCCAGGTATCGGGAAGAGGTGGAAAGAGTCGCAGCCACTCCATCTCCTGCCCCTCAGGAACCGGCCTGGAAAAGCACGGCGGCATCGGCTGTTTTTATGAACTCTGGTGCTGATCGTTTTCAGGCGGAGTACCAAGCCGCCGATCAGATGGCAAGGCAGCTATATGAAAGCCAGAAGGCCATATCCGCACAGGCCAGGAGCATGAGAGTGACGCCGCCCGGAATGTTAAATGACGTGGTGGCCACCGAAAACCGGATGCAGGCATTGTCACAGCGAATCCAGCAGCTTAACAGCATACCGGTAAATTTAAGGACGGATCAAACAAACAATGAACTGGAATCCCTTCGAGGAAAGCTTAGCCAGGCGGTATCCGTTCAGGAAGCACTGAACCAGGCTATGGGGCGGATGGATATCAGTGCAGCCAATGCAGCCTATCAGCAGCTTAATTCCGTGATGGATTCTGCGGAGCGGAATATCCGGGATAATTTAAACGTACAAAACCAGTTTAATAATTCTATCAGAGATGGAACCAGCGCAGCTTCTGGGTTATGGTCGAAGTTAAAAGGAGTAGCTGCTGGTGCAGGAATTGCTTTCAGTGCGCAGAAGGTTATAACTTTGTCCGACAGCGTAACTCAGACGACGGCAAGACTGAATCTGATGAATGATGGCCTTCAGAGTACGGAACAGCTAAACCAGATGATATTTGCCTCCGCGCAGAGAGCTAGAGCGCCATATATGGACACGGCCAGCGCCATTGCTAAAATGGGGCTGAACGCAGGAAATGCTTTTAGCAGCAATAAAGATTTGATTGCGTTTATGGAGCAGGTAAATAAGCAGTTTGTAATCGGCGGAGCAACCGCACAGGAGCAATCCAATGCCATGGTACAGTTATCTCAGGCAATGGCCGCCGGCGCTCTGAGAGGCGAGGAGTTAAATTCGATCCTTGATGCCGCTCCAGGAATTGCCAGGACCATAGAAAAGAATATGGGCTGGGCAGAAGGTTCCATTAAAAAGTATGCTGAAAAAGGCGCGGTCTCAGCGCAGGTTGTAAAGGCATCGCTTCTTAATATGGCAGATGAAACGAATGCAAAGTTCAATTCTATGCCGATGACATTTAGCCAAGTAATGACGAGCATTCAAACCACGCTGCTGCAAACATTTTACCCTGTGATACAGGCGATAGGGCAAGGCGCTACTTTTATTAACAATAACTGGTCTTCTATTGCGCCCATCTTTTATGGTCTTGCCACGGGTATACTTGTAGCAGCGGCAGCGTGGGGAGTGTACAAAGCTGTCACTTGGTTATCGGTAGCTGCAAACCAAGCGTTACTAGCCAGTATGCTTTCAAATCCTTTTTTATGGATTGCTATTGTAATTGGTATTATCGTGGCGGCCATTTACAAATGGGTACAATCCGTAGGTGGTATCAGAGTTGCGTGGTTGATCTGTGTCAATGCTGTGTTAACCCAGGCGGATAAGTTAAAATTAGGTTTTATGATGGCATGGATGAATATCCAAAATGGTATTGACAATATGCTTTATGGCTTTGAAGCGTTTAAGGTAGGAGTTCAAAACGCTATTGGTAATATGAAAATAAAGGTGCTTAATACATTACAATCATTGGTAAATGGTGCTATTGATCGAATTAATAAATTAATAAATGTTGCCAATAGTGTAGGAGGCCTATCGATTCAATTAATTGATCATGTGGAATTTGCGGCCGATGCTGCAATAGAAGAGCAGATAAAGCAGAGGCAAAGAGCTGCAGACTTGGCGGCTCAAAAGGATGCAAATGCGGCGGCAAAAGCTGGCCGGAAGAATGATTATGATAGAGCGGTAAGGGCGGCCGATGATGCAAGGATGCAAAGACAAGCAGGAATTGAGGGGGCTAAGGCCGATGCTGCTAGACGTGCGGCAGAAGATGACGGTGCTGCCGGGGCAATTGCCGGAAACACGGAAAAGACCGCAGGAAACACGGCACGCATGGCGGATACCATGGACGCTTTAGACGAAGAAATCAAATATATGCGCGATGCGGCAGAGCAGGAGGTCATCAACCGGTTTACTCTGGCAGAACTTAAGATTGACATGACCAATAACAATACCCTAAAAACAGAGACTGACTTTGATCGGATGAATGGTATGTTAAACGACCTAACGGATGAGATTCTGTCGACAGCAGCAGAGGGAGGACATTTATAA
- a CDS encoding LysM peptidoglycan-binding domain-containing protein: MAYEVYIDDMLLPLPPEKIPIKYSGQNKTATLINGEEINMIRPPGLAEISLDVVIPQMDYPFAVWDGSFENAEDFLERLKELKEDGTTFEFIVIRDGPGNNSFFDTNMDVTLENYKVSDDAKEGLDLIVSLSLKEYKSYGTKIMNFVIVEEQTVPVAPEPELVRQGTPPAAKTYTVTKGDCLWAIAKKQLGNGSRWQEIFNLNKDKISNPNVIYPGQVLTMP; encoded by the coding sequence ATGGCTTATGAAGTTTATATTGATGATATGCTCCTCCCTCTGCCTCCGGAGAAGATACCTATTAAATATTCTGGCCAAAACAAAACGGCCACGTTGATCAATGGGGAAGAGATCAATATGATTCGACCCCCGGGACTTGCAGAGATTAGCCTTGATGTGGTAATTCCTCAGATGGACTATCCTTTTGCGGTATGGGATGGAAGTTTTGAAAATGCGGAAGATTTTCTGGAGAGGCTAAAAGAACTTAAAGAAGATGGGACTACCTTTGAATTTATTGTTATCCGGGATGGGCCGGGGAATAACAGCTTTTTTGATACCAATATGGATGTAACTTTGGAAAATTACAAGGTATCTGATGATGCAAAGGAAGGATTAGACCTCATAGTTTCCCTTTCCTTGAAAGAGTATAAAAGCTATGGAACTAAAATCATGAACTTTGTGATCGTAGAAGAGCAGACGGTTCCAGTGGCTCCGGAACCAGAACTGGTGCGCCAGGGAACACCACCTGCAGCAAAGACCTATACCGTTACGAAAGGTGACTGCCTCTGGGCAATCGCAAAGAAACAGTTGGGAAACGGAAGCCGTTGGCAGGAGATATTTAATCTCAATAAAGACAAAATCAGTAATCCCAATGTGATTTATCCCGGTCAGGTACTTACTATGCCGTAG
- a CDS encoding XkdQ/YqbQ family protein, producing MEVHLYIQNGQTVFEPVVQGSTTWEMQRKGQPGKCSFTIIPDDRLKIEEGNAIRFDVAGKTVFFGFIFERSWNSDGQMKVTAYDQLRYLKNTDSYNYSNLSTGEVILMIARDYKLQTGTLIETGHKLSRNRQDKTLFDIILDSLDLTLIHTGKMFVLYDDAGKLVLNDVENMKLNIMIDGSTAQDYDYKISIDSDTYNQIKVYYDNNETKKRDIYMVKDTGTINKWGILQKDESIEKGVNGQAVAERYLSLYNRPSRSLSIKGTFGDIRVRAGCLIPVFLDIKEMELKNYLLVESVTHKIDEGIHTMDLTLRGVGING from the coding sequence TTGGAAGTACATTTATATATACAGAACGGCCAGACAGTTTTTGAGCCGGTAGTCCAAGGGAGCACCACCTGGGAGATGCAGCGTAAGGGTCAGCCGGGGAAATGCTCTTTCACAATCATTCCGGACGATAGACTAAAGATTGAGGAAGGAAATGCAATACGTTTTGATGTTGCTGGAAAGACAGTCTTCTTTGGATTTATCTTTGAAAGGAGCTGGAACAGTGACGGACAAATGAAAGTTACAGCTTATGACCAGCTCCGGTATTTAAAGAATACAGATAGCTATAATTATTCCAATCTGTCTACCGGGGAAGTGATTCTTATGATTGCCCGGGATTATAAATTACAGACTGGCACGCTAATTGAAACCGGTCATAAGTTGTCCAGGAACAGGCAGGATAAAACCCTGTTTGATATTATTTTGGACTCTCTGGATTTGACCTTGATCCATACCGGAAAGATGTTTGTGCTATATGACGATGCCGGGAAGCTGGTACTAAACGACGTGGAGAATATGAAGCTGAACATTATGATTGATGGCAGTACAGCCCAGGACTATGATTATAAAATCAGTATTGACAGTGATACCTATAACCAGATCAAGGTCTATTATGACAACAACGAAACAAAGAAACGGGATATCTACATGGTAAAAGATACCGGAACAATCAACAAATGGGGGATCCTTCAAAAGGATGAATCCATTGAGAAAGGCGTAAACGGTCAGGCCGTGGCTGAGAGATATTTAAGCCTTTACAATCGTCCTTCCAGAAGCTTAAGCATCAAAGGGACCTTTGGAGATATAAGAGTAAGAGCTGGCTGCCTGATTCCGGTATTTTTAGATATAAAAGAAATGGAGCTGAAAAACTATTTGCTGGTAGAATCTGTTACCCATAAGATTGATGAGGGGATTCACACCATGGATTTAACACTGAGAGGAGTTGGGATTAATGGCTGA
- a CDS encoding DUF2577 domain-containing protein, with the protein MADVAWVENMKRIVLKAMEEGDPCDIIPGTVIKVSPLSVQINQKTTISGDQILVPEHLTDHAELMSIPGIGEVSVTVKGGLQSGQRVLMLQKRGGQQYAVIDRW; encoded by the coding sequence ATGGCTGATGTAGCTTGGGTAGAGAATATGAAAAGGATCGTCCTAAAAGCCATGGAGGAGGGTGATCCCTGCGATATTATTCCCGGGACCGTGATTAAGGTTTCTCCCTTATCCGTACAGATCAATCAGAAAACCACCATTTCCGGCGATCAGATTCTCGTGCCAGAGCATTTAACAGATCATGCGGAACTGATGTCCATACCGGGAATAGGAGAAGTTTCAGTCACGGTGAAAGGTGGCTTACAGTCTGGCCAAAGAGTTCTTATGTTACAAAAGCGAGGCGGGCAGCAGTATGCAGTTATCGACCGGTGGTAG
- a CDS encoding DUF2634 domain-containing protein produces MLPESGSILKQDFEIVQQPSKTFKVDIENQRVIGMVDDLEAIRQAVYCMLHTERFEWLIYSWNYGTELDRLFGQSMGLVKSKLKKRIKEALMQDDRILSVDAFSFEVSGRKLLVKFTIHTSIGDINAEKEVSV; encoded by the coding sequence ATGCTCCCTGAATCAGGAAGTATTTTAAAACAGGATTTTGAAATCGTCCAGCAACCGTCTAAAACTTTTAAGGTTGACATAGAGAATCAACGGGTTATTGGAATGGTAGATGATTTGGAAGCAATTCGACAGGCCGTATACTGTATGCTTCATACTGAGCGGTTTGAATGGTTGATCTACAGTTGGAATTATGGGACGGAGCTGGATCGGTTATTTGGTCAGTCCATGGGTCTTGTGAAGTCTAAATTAAAAAAGCGGATTAAAGAGGCATTGATGCAGGATGACAGGATCCTAAGCGTTGATGCTTTTTCTTTTGAAGTATCTGGCCGGAAACTCCTTGTAAAGTTCACCATTCATACTTCCATAGGAGATATCAATGCTGAGAAAGAGGTGAGTGTTTAG
- a CDS encoding baseplate J/gp47 family protein — MYEDVTYEVILKRLLNRVPAELDRREGSIIYTAIAPAAAELTIMYIELDTVLKEAYADTADREYLIRLGKERRITPKAATYAELKGEFNMDIPIGSRFSLDMLNYTVVERIGEGIYRLRCEVAGTAPNSKLGSLVPVDYISGLTRAELTKLMLPGEDEETDKSLRERILTKLQKPSTGGNRYDYYNWAMECEGVGAAKVFPLSNGPGTVKVVIADSNRAAAGTDLVNLVTAHIEGVRPIGANVSVVSAREKEINVSAGIKLKNGLNLGTVQNLFEEALTEYLQENAFDVSYISLAKIGNLLLNTAGVEDFSNLLINGVARNQELQDEEIAVPGTITLEVI, encoded by the coding sequence ATGTATGAGGATGTAACTTATGAAGTTATTTTAAAGAGGCTTCTTAACCGGGTCCCAGCCGAACTTGATAGAAGGGAAGGTTCCATTATCTATACGGCCATTGCCCCAGCTGCGGCGGAGCTTACCATCATGTATATTGAATTGGATACGGTATTGAAGGAAGCTTATGCGGATACTGCGGACCGTGAATATCTGATCCGTCTGGGGAAAGAGAGGAGGATCACTCCGAAAGCGGCCACTTATGCAGAATTGAAAGGCGAGTTTAATATGGATATCCCTATCGGCAGTCGATTTTCTCTGGATATGCTCAACTATACAGTAGTGGAAAGAATAGGAGAAGGTATATACAGATTACGGTGTGAAGTTGCGGGTACGGCCCCAAATAGTAAGTTGGGTTCTCTTGTGCCTGTTGACTATATTAGTGGATTGACTAGGGCAGAGTTAACTAAACTGATGTTGCCCGGGGAGGATGAGGAAACGGATAAGAGTTTGAGAGAACGGATCCTTACAAAGCTCCAAAAGCCATCTACCGGAGGAAATCGGTATGATTATTACAACTGGGCCATGGAATGTGAAGGAGTAGGAGCCGCAAAGGTATTTCCCCTCTCAAATGGCCCCGGAACCGTAAAGGTAGTAATTGCGGATTCTAACCGGGCTGCAGCTGGCACCGATCTGGTAAATCTGGTCACGGCTCACATTGAAGGGGTTCGCCCGATAGGAGCCAATGTGTCAGTGGTGTCGGCACGAGAAAAAGAAATTAATGTATCAGCAGGAATCAAACTGAAAAATGGACTTAATCTTGGTACAGTTCAGAATCTATTTGAAGAAGCTCTTACAGAGTATCTGCAGGAGAATGCCTTTGACGTTTCTTACATCAGTCTGGCAAAGATTGGGAATCTTCTACTTAATACGGCAGGTGTAGAGGATTTTTCGAATCTTCTGATCAACGGGGTAGCCAGAAATCAGGAGCTGCAGGATGAGGAAATCGCCGTACCTGGCACTATTACCTTGGAGGTGATATAG